A genomic stretch from Cloacibacterium caeni includes:
- a CDS encoding Crp/Fnr family transcriptional regulator, whose translation MKLIQELNKHIKVDAEIERFLNEECETKVFEKGEILSKQNQYNHTVFFVDEGLLRMFYYENGKDITTNFYSEGKITANIDTLFKNQPTRNNIETLEKSVITTCNFNKLEELCSVSLTAANFSRYILGNLMIEMSRRISSLQYMTAKEKYIQLLEENPNIILRAPLGMIATYLGISQETLSRIRSDI comes from the coding sequence ATGAAATTAATTCAAGAACTTAATAAGCACATTAAAGTAGATGCAGAAATAGAGCGTTTTTTAAATGAAGAATGTGAAACAAAAGTCTTTGAAAAAGGTGAAATATTGAGCAAGCAGAATCAATACAATCATACTGTTTTCTTTGTAGATGAGGGTTTGCTAAGAATGTTTTACTACGAAAACGGAAAAGATATCACCACCAATTTTTATTCTGAGGGAAAGATTACGGCTAATATAGATACTCTTTTTAAAAACCAACCTACTCGAAATAACATAGAAACGTTAGAAAAATCTGTAATCACCACTTGTAATTTTAATAAATTAGAGGAATTATGTTCGGTTTCGCTTACTGCGGCAAATTTCAGCAGATATATTCTTGGAAACTTAATGATAGAGATGTCGCGCAGAATTTCTTCGCTGCAATATATGACGGCAAAAGAAAAGTACATTCAACTTTTAGAAGAAAATCCTAACATTATTCTCAGAGCTCCATTAGGAATGATTGCAACTTATCTGGGAATTTCTCAGGAGACTTTAAGCAGAATCAGAAGTGATATTTAA
- a CDS encoding DUF1569 domain-containing protein: protein MQNVFDAQDAQEYINRINNLTPETQRKWGKMSVDQVLAHLNVAYDLTFTPEKFPKPNFIAKFLLSKFVKPKITNEIPYKPSLPTSPAFIISDERNFEEEKAKLIGNIQRVQQLGREAFEGKENINFGKMTAQGWNNMFAKHLNHHLDQFGV from the coding sequence ATGCAAAACGTTTTTGATGCACAAGATGCACAAGAGTACATCAATAGAATCAATAATTTAACACCAGAAACCCAAAGAAAATGGGGCAAAATGAGTGTAGACCAAGTTTTAGCACATTTGAATGTAGCCTATGACTTGACTTTTACACCAGAAAAATTTCCAAAACCTAATTTTATTGCCAAATTTTTACTTTCGAAATTTGTAAAGCCGAAAATCACCAACGAAATTCCTTATAAACCGAGTTTGCCAACAAGTCCAGCTTTTATTATTTCTGATGAAAGAAACTTTGAAGAAGAAAAAGCCAAATTAATTGGCAATATTCAGCGTGTGCAACAATTGGGAAGAGAAGCTTTTGAAGGAAAAGAAAATATTAATTTCGGGAAAATGACGGCTCAAGGTTGGAATAATATGTTTGCGAAACATCTCAATCATCATTTAGATCAATTTGGAGTTTAA